Proteins encoded within one genomic window of Streptomyces sp. NBC_01314:
- a CDS encoding serine protease, producing MPFIRRRGLTSAAAVIAAVLITTTACSKTEESGAKASGSTTAQAGAGDTIDTGEKESGGDTTVGGFKLPEGVPTDLTGDALAKWKDGGWQDFGGDWASKAEDFANPYIEDFWTPERIAEARENLPELPAVAEAGNTATGGGKTTQVWLPDGKVKKRQATKVKATYHKHAAPVGKLFFTTPQGSSVCSAAVVKDPAHPGKSNLVWTAGHCVHAGKGGGWYRNIAFVPSFNNTGKLNIAQASKDYRAGNVSPYGLAWADWATTSGPWIEGGAASNGTVAAAYDYAVLHMKPEKGSKSLEERLGSALPVWFNAPAANKVKKMKVRGYPAEAPYDGSKMYHCQGATKRFVLGYSYPSDYPAQYMVGCTMNGGASGGPWFTTYKGRTYLVSNNSLSDRSTFITGPRLGKNAKQVYLATSNKFK from the coding sequence ATGCCATTCATACGTCGCCGCGGACTCACGAGCGCTGCCGCCGTGATCGCCGCGGTCCTGATCACTACCACTGCCTGCAGCAAGACCGAGGAGAGCGGGGCCAAGGCCTCCGGCTCGACGACCGCCCAGGCGGGCGCGGGCGACACCATCGACACCGGCGAGAAGGAGAGCGGCGGTGACACGACCGTCGGCGGCTTCAAGCTCCCCGAGGGCGTACCCACCGACCTCACCGGTGACGCGCTGGCGAAGTGGAAGGACGGTGGCTGGCAGGACTTCGGCGGCGACTGGGCTTCCAAGGCGGAGGACTTCGCCAACCCGTACATCGAGGACTTCTGGACGCCGGAGCGTATCGCCGAGGCCAGGGAGAACCTCCCGGAGCTGCCGGCGGTCGCCGAGGCGGGCAACACCGCGACGGGCGGCGGCAAGACCACCCAGGTCTGGCTGCCCGACGGCAAGGTCAAGAAGCGGCAGGCCACCAAGGTCAAGGCGACCTACCACAAGCACGCCGCCCCGGTCGGCAAGCTCTTCTTCACCACGCCCCAGGGGTCCAGCGTCTGCTCCGCCGCGGTCGTGAAGGACCCGGCGCACCCGGGCAAGTCCAACCTCGTGTGGACCGCGGGGCACTGCGTGCACGCGGGCAAGGGCGGCGGCTGGTACCGCAACATCGCCTTCGTCCCGTCCTTCAACAACACGGGCAAGCTGAACATCGCCCAGGCGTCGAAGGACTACCGCGCGGGCAACGTCTCCCCGTACGGCCTCGCCTGGGCCGACTGGGCCACCACCTCCGGCCCCTGGATCGAGGGGGGCGCCGCCAGCAACGGCACCGTGGCCGCCGCGTACGACTACGCCGTCCTCCACATGAAGCCGGAGAAGGGCTCCAAGTCCCTGGAGGAGCGGCTCGGTTCGGCCCTGCCGGTGTGGTTCAACGCGCCCGCCGCCAACAAGGTCAAGAAGATGAAGGTCCGCGGCTACCCGGCCGAGGCCCCGTACGACGGCTCGAAGATGTACCACTGCCAGGGCGCCACCAAGCGCTTCGTCCTCGGCTACAGCTACCCGAGCGACTACCCGGCCCAGTACATGGTCGGCTGCACCATGAACGGCGGCGCGTCCGGCGGCCCCTGGTTCACGACCTACAAGGGCCGCACGTACCTGGTCTCCAACAACTCCCTGAGCGACCGCTCCACGTTCATCACCGGGCCGCGCCTCGGCAAGAACGCCAAGCAGGTCTACCTGGCGACGAGCAACAAGTTCAAGTAG
- a CDS encoding ATP-binding domain-containing protein produces the protein MREDVQALDIKDVTANWVNAEVLARQIDERIKALADLSHTPLFFGRLDYLHAPGAARAEGAEGERFYIGRRHVHDADGDPMVIDWRAPVSQPFYRASKTDPLDVGLRRRFGYTGGDLTAYEDEHLSDPAEAAATSKLLQQEIERPRVGPMRDIVATIQPEQDEIVRSGLAGSLCVQGGPGTGKTAVGLHRVAYLLYAHRERLARTGTLVIGPNRSFLHYIEQVLPALGELDVRQATVDDLVAHVEVRGADEAPAAVIKGDARMAEVLRRAVRSHVTLPTEPVMVVRGSRRWRVPAYELSDIVRELLDREIRYGAAREALPQRIAHAVLVQMERSGEAPDDRVQDAVARNTAVKAAVKAIWPPVEPARLVLRLLSDADFLAAHADGILTEDEQKTILWAKPARSVKSVRWSAADAVLIDETTDLVQRTHSLGHVVLDEAQDLSPMQYRAVGRRCTTGSATVLGDLAQGTTPWATRSWEEALTHLGKAEAHVEELTAGFRVPTDVITYASRLLPHIAPGLTPVASVRENPGFFDVRPSEDDSQVIAACQELLRNEGSTGLIAADARVPALAEALKAAGIGCLAPGEETTYETRLTLVPATLAKGLEYDYVVLDEPQAVVDGEPDERTGLRRLYVALTRAVSGLIVTHMAPLPTQLT, from the coding sequence ATGCGGGAGGACGTGCAGGCGCTGGACATCAAGGACGTCACCGCGAACTGGGTGAACGCGGAGGTGCTGGCACGCCAGATCGACGAGCGGATCAAGGCGCTGGCCGACCTGAGCCACACCCCCCTCTTCTTCGGCCGCCTCGACTATCTGCACGCCCCCGGCGCCGCCCGGGCCGAGGGCGCGGAAGGGGAACGCTTCTACATCGGGCGTCGGCATGTGCACGACGCGGACGGCGATCCGATGGTCATCGACTGGCGTGCCCCCGTGTCGCAGCCGTTCTACCGGGCCTCCAAGACCGATCCGCTGGACGTCGGACTGCGGCGCCGCTTCGGGTACACCGGCGGCGACCTCACCGCGTACGAGGACGAGCACCTCTCCGACCCCGCCGAGGCGGCCGCCACCAGCAAGCTGCTGCAGCAGGAGATCGAGCGTCCGCGCGTCGGCCCGATGCGGGACATCGTGGCGACGATCCAGCCGGAGCAGGACGAGATCGTCCGGTCCGGCCTCGCCGGCTCCCTCTGCGTCCAGGGCGGCCCCGGCACCGGCAAGACCGCCGTCGGCCTGCACCGGGTCGCCTACCTCCTCTACGCCCACCGAGAGCGCCTCGCCCGCACCGGCACCCTCGTCATCGGGCCGAACCGCTCCTTCCTCCACTACATCGAGCAGGTCCTCCCCGCGCTCGGCGAGCTGGACGTCAGGCAGGCGACCGTCGACGACCTCGTCGCCCACGTCGAGGTGCGGGGCGCGGACGAGGCGCCGGCCGCCGTCATCAAGGGCGACGCCCGGATGGCCGAGGTCCTCCGCCGGGCCGTACGGTCGCACGTCACCCTCCCCACCGAGCCCGTCATGGTCGTCCGGGGTTCACGCCGCTGGCGCGTACCGGCGTACGAACTGTCGGACATCGTGCGGGAGTTGCTGGACCGCGAGATCCGCTACGGGGCCGCCCGCGAGGCGCTGCCGCAGCGGATCGCGCACGCGGTGCTGGTGCAGATGGAACGGTCCGGGGAGGCGCCCGACGACCGGGTGCAGGACGCGGTGGCCCGCAACACCGCCGTGAAGGCGGCCGTCAAGGCGATCTGGCCGCCCGTCGAGCCCGCCAGGCTCGTCCTGCGCCTGCTGTCCGACGCGGACTTCCTCGCCGCGCACGCTGACGGGATCCTGACCGAGGACGAGCAGAAGACGATCCTGTGGGCGAAGCCCGCGCGGAGCGTGAAGTCGGTCAGGTGGTCGGCCGCCGATGCCGTACTCATCGACGAGACCACCGACCTCGTGCAGCGCACGCACTCCCTCGGCCATGTCGTCCTCGACGAGGCGCAGGACCTGTCGCCCATGCAGTACCGGGCCGTCGGGCGCCGCTGCACCACCGGTTCCGCGACCGTTCTCGGCGACCTCGCGCAGGGCACGACCCCCTGGGCGACGCGGAGTTGGGAGGAGGCGCTGACGCACCTCGGCAAGGCGGAGGCCCATGTGGAGGAGCTGACGGCCGGTTTCCGCGTGCCGACCGACGTGATCACGTACGCCTCCCGGCTCCTCCCCCACATCGCGCCCGGCCTGACACCGGTCGCGTCCGTCCGTGAGAACCCGGGCTTCTTCGACGTACGGCCGAGCGAGGACGACTCCCAGGTGATCGCCGCGTGCCAGGAGCTGCTCCGCAACGAGGGTTCGACCGGGCTCATCGCCGCCGACGCCCGCGTGCCCGCGCTCGCCGAGGCGCTCAAGGCGGCCGGCATCGGCTGTCTCGCGCCGGGCGAGGAGACGACGTACGAGACCCGCCTCACCCTCGTACCGGCCACGCTCGCCAAGGGCCTTGAGTACGACTACGTCGTCCTGGACGAACCCCAGGCGGTCGTCGACGGCGAACCGGACGAGCGGACGGGGCTCCGCCGCCTGTACGTGGCGCTCACGCGCGCGGTGTCGGGCCTGATCGTGACGCACATGGCACCGCTGCCGACACAGCTCACCTAG
- a CDS encoding DNA repair helicase XPB, whose protein sequence is MNGPLIVQSDKTLLLEVGHELADECRRVIAPFAELERAPEHIHTYRVTPLGLWNARAAGHDAEQVVDALVQYSRYPVPHALLVDVAETMDRYGRLTLSKHPVHGLVLTTTDRPVLEEILRSKRVAPLVGNRIDPDTVAVHPSERGQIKQTLLRLGWPAEDLAGYVDGEAHPIELAEEGWALRPYQKQAVENFWHGGSGVVVLPCGAGKTLVGAGSMAQAKSTTLILVTNTVSARQWKHELVKRTSLTEEEIGEYSGTRKEIRPVTIATYQVLTTRRKGVYPHLELFDSRDWGLIVYDEVHLLPAPVFKFTADLQARRRLGLTATLVREDGRESDVFSLIGPKRFDAPWKEIEAQGYIAPADCVEVRVNLTDSERLAYATAEQEEKYRFCSTTATKRKVAEALVRRFAGQQILVIGQYIDQLDELGAHLDAPVIKGETSNAQREKLFDAFRQGEINVLVVSKVANFSIDLPEATVAIQVSGTFGSRQEEAQRLGRVLRPKADGHQAHFYSVVARDTIDQDFAAHRQRFLAEQGYAYRIMDADELLTDG, encoded by the coding sequence GTGAATGGTCCGCTCATCGTCCAGTCCGACAAGACGCTGCTCCTGGAAGTCGGCCACGAGCTGGCCGACGAGTGCCGTCGCGTCATCGCGCCGTTCGCCGAACTGGAGCGGGCGCCCGAGCACATCCACACCTACCGGGTGACCCCGCTCGGCCTGTGGAACGCGCGGGCCGCCGGCCACGACGCCGAGCAGGTCGTGGACGCGCTGGTGCAGTACAGCCGTTACCCGGTGCCGCACGCGCTCCTCGTGGACGTCGCCGAGACGATGGACCGCTACGGCCGCCTCACCCTCTCCAAACACCCGGTCCACGGTCTCGTCCTCACCACCACCGACCGGCCGGTGCTGGAGGAGATCCTGCGGTCGAAGAGGGTCGCCCCGCTCGTCGGCAACCGGATCGACCCGGACACCGTCGCCGTGCACCCGTCCGAGCGCGGGCAGATCAAGCAGACCCTGCTGAGGCTGGGCTGGCCCGCCGAGGACCTCGCCGGATACGTGGACGGCGAGGCCCACCCGATCGAACTGGCCGAGGAAGGCTGGGCGCTGCGCCCGTACCAGAAGCAGGCGGTGGAGAACTTCTGGCACGGCGGCAGCGGAGTAGTCGTGCTGCCCTGCGGTGCCGGCAAGACGCTGGTCGGGGCCGGGTCCATGGCCCAGGCCAAGTCGACCACCCTCATCCTCGTCACGAACACCGTCTCCGCGCGGCAGTGGAAGCACGAGCTGGTGAAGCGGACGTCGCTGACCGAGGAGGAGATCGGCGAGTACAGCGGGACGCGGAAGGAGATCCGGCCGGTCACCATCGCCACGTACCAGGTGCTGACGACCCGCCGGAAGGGCGTCTACCCGCACCTGGAGCTGTTCGACTCCCGTGACTGGGGCCTCATCGTCTACGACGAGGTGCACCTCCTTCCCGCTCCGGTCTTCAAGTTCACCGCCGATCTGCAGGCGCGCCGACGGCTGGGGCTGACGGCGACCCTCGTCCGGGAGGACGGGCGGGAGTCGGACGTGTTCTCCCTCATCGGGCCCAAGCGGTTCGACGCGCCCTGGAAGGAGATCGAGGCGCAGGGCTACATCGCGCCCGCCGACTGCGTCGAGGTCCGGGTGAACCTGACCGACTCCGAGCGGCTCGCCTACGCCACCGCCGAGCAGGAGGAGAAGTACCGCTTCTGTTCCACCACCGCGACCAAGCGGAAGGTGGCCGAGGCGCTCGTCCGCCGCTTCGCGGGACAGCAGATCCTCGTCATCGGCCAGTACATCGACCAGCTCGACGAACTGGGCGCCCACCTGGACGCGCCGGTGATCAAGGGCGAGACCAGCAACGCGCAGCGCGAGAAGCTCTTCGACGCGTTCCGGCAGGGCGAGATCAACGTCCTGGTCGTGTCGAAGGTCGCGAACTTCTCCATCGACCTCCCGGAGGCCACGGTCGCCATCCAGGTCTCCGGCACCTTCGGCTCGCGTCAGGAGGAGGCCCAGCGTCTCGGCCGTGTCCTGCGACCCAAGGCCGACGGCCACCAGGCCCACTTCTACTCCGTCGTCGCCCGCGACACCATCGACCAGGACTTCGCCGCCCACCGCCAGCGCTTCCTCGCCGAACAGGGCTACGCCTACCGGATCATGGACGCGGACGAGCTGCTGACGGACGGCTGA
- the istB gene encoding IS21-like element helper ATPase IstB: MQPLTPADPADPVTPSASPQGTTLGYALFATRWLQAPLYFGLVAAQGVYVYKFFNELWTLIVRCVSGNASETYVMLAVLKLVDVVMIANLLIMTIVGGYETFVSRIGLQGHRDQPEWLSHVNSNVLKVKLATAIVGISSVHLLQMFVDVHHTSHHALLWGTVIHMAFIASAVLLAYMSGPMLREDKGHGSHHGPPDAPKPPQCPRTPTGPTALREPLEPTGPDRPGGPAAAPVPPRAPLPIPAQATSYENHLTHESRVPPYETRFAQGKTRLMRYEARRAPHVAEGGVEGRVREAGFPARKLLEEFDAGHPRSFDRRLLARLGALDFVATGRNVVFVGAPGTGKTHLAIGLGVRACEAGHRVLFATASEWATRLAGARAEGRLAEELSALDACPLLIVDEVGYLPFDTDTARLFFQLIAHRYERASLIVTSDRPLGRWEEIFGGAAPAMVDRLAHHAEIVRLEGDSYRLRRATSPG; the protein is encoded by the coding sequence GTGCAGCCACTCACCCCGGCCGACCCCGCCGATCCGGTCACCCCGTCCGCCTCCCCGCAGGGCACCACGCTCGGCTACGCCCTGTTCGCCACCCGCTGGCTCCAGGCACCGCTGTACTTCGGTCTGGTCGCGGCACAGGGGGTGTACGTCTACAAGTTCTTCAACGAACTGTGGACCTTAATCGTCAGGTGCGTGAGCGGGAATGCCAGCGAGACGTATGTGATGCTCGCGGTGCTCAAGCTGGTCGACGTCGTCATGATCGCCAACCTGCTGATCATGACGATCGTCGGCGGCTACGAGACCTTCGTCTCCCGCATCGGCCTCCAGGGCCACCGCGACCAGCCCGAATGGCTCTCGCACGTCAATTCCAACGTGCTGAAGGTCAAGCTCGCCACCGCCATCGTGGGCATCTCCTCCGTCCATCTGCTCCAGATGTTCGTGGACGTCCACCACACCTCGCACCACGCGCTGCTGTGGGGCACGGTGATCCACATGGCCTTCATCGCCTCGGCGGTGCTCCTGGCGTACATGTCGGGGCCGATGCTGCGCGAGGACAAGGGGCACGGTTCCCACCACGGCCCGCCCGACGCCCCGAAGCCGCCGCAGTGCCCGCGGACACCGACGGGCCCCACGGCACTGAGGGAACCGCTGGAGCCGACGGGACCGGACCGGCCGGGCGGGCCCGCCGCCGCCCCCGTTCCCCCGCGGGCGCCGCTGCCGATCCCGGCCCAGGCCACCTCGTACGAGAACCACCTGACCCATGAGAGCCGGGTTCCGCCCTACGAGACCCGGTTCGCGCAGGGCAAGACCCGGCTCATGCGGTACGAGGCCCGGCGCGCGCCGCACGTGGCCGAGGGCGGGGTCGAGGGACGGGTGCGGGAGGCCGGGTTCCCGGCGCGGAAGCTGCTGGAGGAGTTCGACGCGGGTCACCCGCGCTCCTTCGACCGGCGGCTGCTGGCGCGGCTCGGAGCCCTGGACTTCGTGGCCACCGGACGGAACGTGGTGTTCGTCGGCGCCCCCGGCACCGGCAAGACACATCTGGCGATCGGGCTCGGCGTGCGGGCCTGCGAGGCCGGGCACCGGGTGCTGTTCGCGACCGCCTCGGAGTGGGCCACGCGGCTGGCCGGGGCACGGGCCGAGGGCAGACTCGCCGAGGAACTGTCCGCGCTCGACGCCTGCCCCCTGCTGATCGTCGACGAGGTCGGCTACCTCCCCTTCGACACGGACACCGCCCGGCTCTTCTTCCAGCTCATCGCGCACCGCTACGAGCGGGCCTCGCTGATCGTGACCAGCGACCGGCCGCTCGGCCGCTGGGAGGAGATCTTCGGCGGGGCCGCCCCGGCGATGGTCGACCGCCTCGCGCACCACGCCGAGATCGTCCGCCTCGAAGGGGACAGCTACCGGCTGCGCCGCGCTACTTCCCCAGGCTGA
- a CDS encoding helicase-associated domain-containing protein: protein MSTEEHIPTEAAPAGGAPRSLAEALRGRDDRSLAVLLRARPDLITPVPTDLTQLATRAGTRASVVRALERLDRFALQTAQALAVAADPASYAELASLLAGDDADPAVTAALPRALGTLRDQALVWGADDRLRLVRTARELLAPSPQHPSPTGLGPTVAEATAGMSPGRVQEIVAQAGLASTHDSVSAVTGLGGLFTDRRRMAALLAAAPPESLDVLTRLVWGPPYGQVTAKPAAHLRWLLDRGLLLPTAPGTVVIPREVALHLRAGRAHREVQPVPPPVEAAATHRPQVVDAAAAGQAYTTLATMEELLKDWDEGGPGVLRAGGLSVRDLKRTAMALDLPEPAAAFWVELAYAAGLLASDGEADERYAATPAYDEWLELPAAERWARLATAWLTATRTPGVIGERDPKDRTLSALGPGLDRSAAPEVRHRVLALLAGLPEGTSATPDSVLARLHWERPSRGAQQSSQPQQPPASHAQSAQSAQSSRPGDDLRARIVRWTLSEAESLGVTGRGALSAQGRALLGFPREAAATADLPETPGDKLPAHHVLLPHHPVPALSPTPDAVAEQAAAASRAARLLAPLLPEPLDHVLLQADLTAVAPGPLKRPLADMLGVLADVESKGGATVYRFTPGSVRRALDAGRSASDLHDFLTAHSRTPVPQPLAYLIDDVARRHGHLRIGVASAYVRCDDDAMLSEILADKRSQGLGLRRLAPTVLAAQADPATLLNGLRTMGFAPAAESAEGDVLITRAHAHRTPPRTAPEPVPEGPPAPDDTLLGAAIRAIRAGDLASTTPRKTTGDTAPSGALPRTGSAETLATMQAAVLTGETLWIGYVNAEGSASQRVIAPVRVEGGFVTAYDHTADEVRTFPLHRITGVAELADDAP, encoded by the coding sequence ATGAGCACCGAGGAGCACATCCCCACAGAGGCGGCGCCTGCCGGTGGGGCCCCCCGTTCGCTGGCGGAGGCGCTGCGCGGGCGGGACGACCGTTCGCTCGCCGTGCTGCTCCGGGCGCGGCCGGATCTCATCACGCCCGTGCCGACGGACCTGACCCAGCTGGCGACCCGGGCCGGGACACGCGCGTCGGTCGTCCGGGCCCTGGAGCGCCTGGACCGGTTCGCCCTGCAGACGGCACAGGCGCTGGCCGTGGCGGCCGACCCGGCGTCGTACGCGGAACTGGCGTCCCTGCTGGCCGGTGACGACGCGGACCCCGCCGTCACCGCCGCGCTGCCCCGCGCGCTCGGCACCCTGCGCGACCAGGCCCTCGTGTGGGGCGCCGACGACCGACTCCGCCTCGTGCGCACGGCCCGCGAACTGCTCGCCCCCTCGCCGCAGCACCCCTCCCCCACCGGTCTCGGCCCGACCGTCGCGGAGGCCACGGCGGGCATGTCGCCGGGGCGGGTGCAGGAGATCGTGGCGCAGGCCGGTCTGGCGAGCACCCACGACTCGGTGTCGGCCGTCACCGGTCTCGGCGGGCTCTTCACCGACCGTCGCCGCATGGCCGCGCTCCTCGCCGCCGCGCCCCCCGAGTCCCTCGACGTCCTGACCCGCCTGGTGTGGGGGCCGCCGTACGGCCAGGTCACCGCCAAACCGGCGGCCCATCTGCGCTGGCTGCTGGACCGGGGCCTGCTCCTGCCGACCGCCCCCGGCACGGTCGTCATCCCCCGCGAGGTCGCCCTGCATCTGCGGGCGGGCCGCGCGCACCGGGAGGTCCAGCCGGTACCGCCGCCCGTCGAGGCGGCGGCGACGCACCGTCCACAGGTTGTGGACGCGGCGGCGGCCGGCCAGGCGTACACCACGCTGGCGACCATGGAGGAGCTGCTGAAGGACTGGGACGAGGGCGGGCCGGGCGTCCTGCGTGCGGGCGGGCTCAGCGTGCGGGACCTGAAACGGACCGCCATGGCCCTCGACCTGCCCGAGCCCGCCGCCGCGTTCTGGGTGGAACTCGCCTACGCCGCCGGACTGTTGGCATCGGACGGCGAGGCCGACGAACGGTACGCCGCCACCCCCGCGTACGACGAGTGGCTGGAGCTGCCCGCCGCCGAGCGCTGGGCGCGGCTCGCCACGGCCTGGCTGACGGCGACCCGTACGCCGGGCGTGATCGGGGAACGGGACCCCAAGGACCGTACGTTGTCGGCGCTGGGCCCGGGTCTGGACCGTTCGGCCGCGCCCGAGGTGCGCCACCGGGTCCTCGCGCTGCTCGCCGGGCTCCCCGAGGGCACGTCGGCCACCCCCGATTCCGTGCTGGCCCGCCTCCACTGGGAACGCCCCTCCCGCGGCGCCCAGCAGTCCTCACAGCCCCAGCAACCACCCGCATCGCACGCGCAGTCCGCGCAGTCCGCGCAGTCGTCCCGGCCCGGCGACGACCTGCGCGCCCGGATCGTCCGGTGGACGCTCTCCGAGGCCGAGTCGCTCGGTGTCACCGGGCGCGGCGCGCTGTCCGCGCAGGGCCGCGCGCTCCTCGGCTTCCCCCGCGAGGCCGCGGCCACCGCCGACCTGCCGGAGACCCCTGGCGACAAGCTCCCCGCCCATCACGTCCTCCTGCCGCACCATCCCGTGCCCGCCCTTTCCCCCACCCCCGACGCCGTCGCCGAGCAGGCCGCGGCCGCCTCCCGGGCCGCGCGGCTGCTCGCGCCGCTGCTTCCCGAGCCGCTGGACCACGTGCTGCTGCAGGCGGACCTGACGGCTGTCGCGCCCGGCCCGTTGAAGCGGCCGCTGGCCGACATGCTGGGCGTGCTGGCGGACGTGGAGTCGAAGGGTGGCGCGACGGTGTACCGGTTCACGCCGGGGTCGGTGCGCCGGGCGCTGGACGCGGGCCGAAGCGCCTCCGACCTGCACGACTTCCTGACCGCCCACTCCCGTACGCCGGTCCCGCAGCCGCTCGCGTATCTGATCGACGACGTGGCACGGCGCCACGGCCATCTGCGGATCGGCGTGGCGTCGGCGTACGTGCGCTGCGACGACGACGCGATGCTCAGCGAGATCCTCGCCGACAAGCGGTCGCAGGGGCTCGGGCTGCGGCGGCTGGCGCCGACCGTCCTCGCCGCGCAGGCGGACCCGGCGACGCTGCTCAACGGGTTGCGGACGATGGGGTTCGCGCCGGCCGCCGAATCGGCGGAGGGCGACGTCCTGATCACCCGGGCGCACGCCCACCGCACCCCGCCCCGCACGGCCCCGGAGCCCGTCCCGGAGGGTCCCCCGGCGCCGGACGACACGCTGCTGGGCGCCGCGATCCGCGCCATCCGCGCCGGTGACCTCGCCTCCACCACGCCCCGCAAGACGACCGGGGACACGGCCCCGTCCGGCGCCCTGCCCCGTACCGGCTCCGCCGAGACCCTCGCGACGATGCAGGCCGCCGTCCTCACCGGCGAGACCCTGTGGATCGGTTACGTCAACGCCGAGGGCTCCGCCAGCCAGCGCGTCATCGCCCCGGTCCGCGTCGAGGGCGGCTTCGTGACGGCGTACGACCACACGGCGGACGAGGTACGGACGTTTCCGCTGCACCGGATCACGGGCGTCGCGGAACTGGCGGACGACGCGCCCTGA
- a CDS encoding HAD family hydrolase: protein MNSRALTVGFDLDMTLIDSRPGIHACYEALAARTGTYIDADLTITRLGPPLADELAHWFPAAEIPAMADLYRQMYPAIAIAATPAMPGAPEAIAAVRAAGGRAIVVTAKYEPNARLHLEHLGMEPDVLVGDLWAEAKAAALREHGASVYVGDHTGDVRGARTAQAYAVAVATGPCDERELSEAGADVVLTDLTAFPAWLDTHRRTRSR, encoded by the coding sequence ATGAACTCTCGCGCGCTGACCGTCGGATTCGATCTCGACATGACGCTGATCGACTCACGGCCGGGGATCCACGCCTGTTACGAGGCGCTGGCGGCGCGGACGGGGACGTACATAGACGCCGATCTGACGATCACCCGGCTGGGGCCGCCGCTCGCGGACGAGCTGGCGCACTGGTTTCCGGCGGCGGAGATCCCGGCGATGGCGGACCTCTACCGGCAGATGTATCCGGCGATCGCGATCGCCGCGACCCCCGCGATGCCGGGCGCGCCGGAGGCGATCGCGGCGGTCCGGGCGGCCGGTGGGCGGGCGATCGTGGTCACCGCCAAGTACGAGCCCAACGCCAGGCTGCACCTGGAGCACCTCGGCATGGAGCCGGACGTACTCGTCGGCGACCTGTGGGCGGAGGCCAAGGCGGCGGCGCTGCGCGAGCACGGCGCGAGCGTGTACGTCGGCGACCACACCGGCGACGTACGCGGCGCCCGCACGGCACAGGCGTACGCGGTCGCCGTCGCCACCGGCCCCTGCGACGAGCGGGAGCTGAGCGAGGCCGGCGCCGACGTCGTCCTCACGGACCTGACCGCGTTCCCGGCGTGGCTCGACACGCACCGGCGCACGCGCTCCCGGTAG